Proteins encoded in a region of the Zunongwangia endophytica genome:
- a CDS encoding 2TM domain-containing protein, with protein MFSKKKNTSKMDAEQRELYENARKRTLQKKRLFQHFIVFLSVSILAIVLNVVIGFKEELLILGYNWFVWIVLIWGFIFLIHFFNVFLVNTFMGKEWQAKQIEKLVAKQKEKIAKLQQQVEEDHPLPEKNVNQKIGDNTTNERFKPIAPDNPNQTHNH; from the coding sequence ATGTTTTCTAAAAAGAAAAACACCTCTAAAATGGATGCCGAACAGCGCGAGTTGTACGAAAATGCCAGAAAAAGAACACTTCAGAAAAAAAGATTATTCCAACATTTTATTGTATTTCTTAGTGTCTCTATTTTAGCGATCGTTCTAAATGTAGTTATTGGTTTTAAAGAAGAGTTGCTAATCCTCGGCTATAATTGGTTTGTTTGGATAGTTCTTATTTGGGGATTTATTTTCTTAATTCATTTTTTCAATGTGTTTTTAGTAAACACATTTATGGGAAAAGAATGGCAGGCCAAACAAATAGAAAAACTGGTAGCTAAGCAAAAGGAGAAAATCGCTAAACTACAACAACAGGTAGAAGAAGATCATCCTTTGCCAGAGAAAAACGTTAACCAAAAAATCGGAGACAATACGACTAACGAAAGGTTTAAACCTATTGCTCCAGACAACCCAAACCAAACCCACAACCACTAA
- a CDS encoding DUF427 domain-containing protein encodes MKAIWKNTVIAESDETKTVENNYYFPMESLKKDFFKESNKQTRCPWKGLASYLTIEVEGEKNEDAAWYYPQASHAAKPIENYVAFWNGVEIKE; translated from the coding sequence ATGAAAGCTATTTGGAAGAATACGGTTATAGCAGAAAGCGACGAAACTAAAACGGTAGAAAACAATTACTATTTCCCAATGGAAAGTCTTAAAAAAGATTTCTTTAAAGAAAGCAATAAGCAAACACGTTGTCCCTGGAAAGGATTAGCTTCGTACCTCACAATAGAAGTGGAAGGCGAAAAAAACGAAGATGCCGCCTGGTATTACCCACAAGCCAGCCACGCTGCAAAACCTATTGAAAATTATGTAGCATTTTGGAATGGGGTAGAGATTAAAGAATAG
- the egtB gene encoding ergothioneine biosynthesis protein EgtB, which yields MLTQSNLLELFKNTRAQSELICSFLETEDYVVQPIVDVSPPKWHLGHTTWFFEEFVLKPHKDDYELFDIHSAYVFNSYYESVGEKVIRTDRGNLSRPTVAWVYKYRNYVSKALQEFIETEDLKSDVLEVIEIGCHHEKQHQELLYTDIKYILGNNPLFPKYNNQFVENPIQDFPQEWISVEKGNYEIGYNSADFCYDNELGRHTVYLGDYQISNKLVTNKEFIEFIEAGGYEDVLLWHAEAWDWINTNKITSPSYWHQIDGDWHQFTLQGLQKLVEDAPLSHISYYEAFAYAQWKGLRLPTEQEWEIANTKFDWGSRWEWTESAYSPYPSYTKAPGALGEYNGKFMVNQKVLRGGSVATSDNHTRATYRNFFHAPLRWQFTGIRLAK from the coding sequence ATGCTTACACAGTCTAACTTATTAGAACTTTTTAAAAACACCAGAGCACAATCTGAACTTATTTGTTCCTTTTTAGAAACTGAAGATTACGTAGTACAACCCATAGTAGATGTTTCTCCACCTAAATGGCATCTTGGACACACCACATGGTTTTTTGAAGAATTTGTTCTTAAACCGCATAAAGACGACTATGAGCTTTTTGATATTCATTCAGCTTATGTCTTTAATAGTTATTACGAAAGTGTAGGTGAAAAAGTGATACGTACCGACCGCGGTAATCTTTCGCGTCCTACAGTAGCCTGGGTTTATAAATATCGAAACTACGTTTCTAAAGCTTTACAGGAATTTATAGAAACTGAAGATCTCAAAAGCGACGTTCTTGAAGTAATCGAGATCGGTTGTCATCACGAAAAACAACATCAGGAACTACTTTATACCGATATAAAATACATTCTGGGAAACAATCCACTTTTCCCGAAATACAATAATCAATTTGTAGAAAATCCGATTCAGGATTTTCCGCAGGAATGGATTTCAGTAGAAAAGGGGAATTACGAGATTGGCTATAATAGCGCAGATTTTTGTTATGATAATGAACTTGGCAGACATACTGTTTACCTGGGCGATTATCAAATTTCAAACAAGCTGGTTACTAATAAAGAATTTATAGAGTTTATAGAAGCCGGCGGATATGAAGATGTCTTATTATGGCATGCAGAAGCCTGGGATTGGATAAATACCAATAAAATTACATCGCCATCATATTGGCATCAAATCGACGGCGATTGGCACCAATTCACCTTACAGGGATTGCAGAAGTTAGTTGAGGATGCTCCATTAAGCCATATTTCTTATTACGAAGCGTTTGCTTACGCGCAATGGAAAGGCTTACGACTACCTACCGAGCAAGAATGGGAAATTGCAAATACCAAATTTGATTGGGGTTCTCGCTGGGAATGGACAGAAAGTGCCTATTCACCTTATCCTAGTTATACTAAGGCTCCGGGCGCCCTGGGAGAATACAATGGCAAATTTATGGTAAACCAAAAAGTGCTTCGAGGCGGCTCTGTAGCAACCTCAGACAATCACACCAGAGCAACCTATCGCAACTTTTTTCACGCACCTTTACGTTGGCAATTCACCGGAATTCGTCTTGCCAAATAA
- a CDS encoding dihydrofolate reductase encodes MITMIAAAAENNALGKGNDLLWRLPDDFKRFKELTSNHPIIMGRKTFESFDGLLPNRTHFVITRNENYDPGKGVYVVKSLSLALKIAQDLDENPFIIGGGEIYKMGLERTDKIELTRVHESFADADTFFPELDEEEWKLTEEVFHEKDEKHKYSFSYLTYERK; translated from the coding sequence ATGATTACCATGATTGCGGCAGCAGCCGAAAATAATGCTCTTGGAAAAGGAAATGATCTTTTATGGCGTTTACCAGACGATTTTAAACGTTTTAAAGAATTAACAAGTAACCACCCTATTATTATGGGAAGAAAGACTTTTGAAAGTTTTGATGGTCTACTTCCTAACCGAACTCATTTTGTAATTACAAGAAACGAAAATTACGATCCGGGAAAAGGGGTGTATGTGGTTAAAAGTCTATCCCTGGCATTAAAAATCGCTCAGGATCTGGATGAAAATCCTTTTATTATTGGTGGTGGTGAAATCTACAAAATGGGGTTAGAAAGAACCGATAAAATTGAACTTACTCGTGTTCATGAAAGCTTTGCTGATGCCGATACTTTTTTTCCTGAATTAGATGAGGAAGAATGGAAGTTAACGGAAGAAGTTTTTCATGAAAAAGATGAAAAGCACAAATACTCTTTTAGTTACCTTACTTATGAGCGTAAATAA
- a CDS encoding energy transducer TonB: MKKILFIGCLLVSLMSYAQENVKTEGNTVTVTEVAPVWPGCENEENKDNCFNSKFLDHVKTTYKYPRKDSGDFIRGKATIKMHIDEDGVAKIDKIETEEPKIKSAVQIMLAELPKMTPGKKAGKPVSIKYTIPLQL; the protein is encoded by the coding sequence ATGAAAAAAATACTATTTATTGGTTGTTTGTTAGTAAGCTTAATGAGCTACGCACAAGAAAATGTAAAAACCGAAGGTAATACTGTTACCGTGACAGAGGTTGCACCAGTATGGCCTGGTTGTGAGAATGAAGAAAACAAAGACAATTGCTTTAATAGCAAATTCTTAGATCATGTAAAAACCACTTATAAATATCCGCGTAAAGATTCTGGAGATTTTATTCGTGGTAAAGCGACCATAAAGATGCATATAGATGAAGACGGTGTTGCTAAGATCGACAAGATCGAAACCGAAGAGCCTAAAATTAAATCTGCTGTACAAATAATGCTCGCTGAATTGCCTAAAATGACTCCGGGTAAAAAAGCAGGAAAGCCTGTTTCTATAAAATATACCATTCCGCTGCAATTATAG
- a CDS encoding thymidylate synthase, whose protein sequence is MKQYQDLLQHILDNGAEKGDRTGTGTKSVFGYQMRFDLSEGFPMVTTKKVHLKSIIYELLWFLKGDTNIEYLKENGVRIWNEWADENGDLGPIYGHQWRNWNGEEIDQISEIIETLKTNPNSRRMLVSAWNPSVMPDTSVSFSENVANGKAALPPCHAFFQFYVADGKLSCQLYQRSADVFLGVPFNIASYALFTMMMAQVCGYEAGDFIHTFGDVHIYSNHMDQVNLQLSRASRDLPKMKINPEIKDIFDFKFEDFKLEGYDPHPPIKGKVAV, encoded by the coding sequence ATGAAGCAATATCAAGACTTACTACAACACATTCTAGATAACGGTGCAGAAAAAGGTGATCGCACCGGGACCGGCACAAAAAGTGTTTTTGGTTACCAAATGCGTTTTGACCTTAGTGAAGGTTTCCCAATGGTAACCACAAAAAAAGTACATCTAAAATCGATAATTTACGAGCTGCTTTGGTTTCTAAAAGGAGACACAAATATTGAATATCTAAAAGAAAATGGAGTACGTATTTGGAACGAATGGGCAGATGAAAATGGCGATTTGGGACCGATTTACGGCCACCAATGGAGAAATTGGAACGGTGAAGAAATCGATCAAATTTCAGAAATTATTGAAACTTTAAAGACTAATCCTAATAGCCGTAGAATGTTGGTTTCTGCATGGAATCCTTCAGTAATGCCAGATACTTCGGTTTCCTTTTCAGAAAATGTAGCCAATGGCAAAGCAGCGCTTCCACCCTGCCATGCATTTTTTCAGTTTTACGTCGCAGATGGAAAATTGAGTTGTCAACTTTACCAACGTAGTGCCGATGTATTTTTAGGCGTTCCGTTTAATATTGCTTCCTATGCGTTATTTACGATGATGATGGCTCAGGTTTGTGGTTACGAGGCTGGAGATTTTATTCATACTTTTGGAGACGTTCACATTTACAGCAATCACATGGATCAGGTGAATTTGCAATTAAGTAGAGCGTCAAGAGATTTACCTAAAATGAAGATCAATCCAGAAATTAAAGATATTTTTGATTTTAAGTTTGAAGATTTTAAATTAGAGGGTTACGATCCGCATCCACCGATAAAAGGTAAAGTTGCGGTGTAA
- the fabD gene encoding ACP S-malonyltransferase yields the protein MKAYVFPGQGAQFSGMGADLYESSAEAKELFERANEILGFSITETMFSGSAEDLKQTKVTQPAVFLHSVILSKVLGAEFKPDMVAGHSLGEFSALVANNTLEFEDALKLVAQRALAMQKACEITPSTMAAVLGLEDELVEAVCAEVDGTVVAANYNCPGQLVISGETSAVERACEELKERGAKRALMLPVGGAFHSPLMEPARKELAAAIEATNFKNPSCPIYQNVSTTAVTDPVEIQKNLVFQLTAPVKWTQSVQNMIKDGASSFTEVGPGKVLQGLVKKVDRKMETSSAAV from the coding sequence ATGAAAGCATATGTTTTTCCCGGCCAGGGAGCACAATTTTCAGGAATGGGAGCAGATTTATATGAAAGTTCTGCTGAAGCAAAGGAGCTATTTGAAAGAGCTAACGAAATTCTTGGATTTTCAATAACCGAGACTATGTTTAGTGGTTCTGCTGAAGATTTGAAACAAACTAAAGTGACACAGCCAGCAGTATTTCTACACAGTGTTATCTTAAGTAAAGTTTTAGGAGCTGAATTTAAACCAGACATGGTTGCCGGGCATTCTTTAGGTGAATTCTCTGCACTTGTAGCAAACAATACTTTGGAGTTCGAAGATGCTTTAAAATTAGTTGCTCAACGTGCATTGGCTATGCAGAAAGCCTGTGAAATCACTCCTTCTACAATGGCTGCAGTTTTAGGCCTAGAAGACGAATTAGTAGAAGCTGTATGCGCTGAAGTAGACGGAACTGTAGTTGCTGCAAATTACAATTGCCCTGGGCAGTTAGTAATCTCTGGCGAAACTTCTGCTGTGGAAAGAGCATGTGAAGAATTAAAAGAAAGAGGCGCAAAACGTGCTTTAATGTTACCTGTAGGCGGAGCATTTCATTCGCCGCTAATGGAGCCGGCAAGAAAAGAATTAGCAGCTGCCATTGAAGCTACAAACTTCAAGAATCCAAGCTGTCCTATCTACCAAAATGTGAGCACTACTGCGGTTACCGATCCGGTTGAAATTCAGAAAAATCTGGTATTTCAATTAACTGCTCCGGTAAAATGGACACAATCAGTACAAAACATGATAAAAGATGGAGCTTCCAGCTTTACAGAAGTAGGTCCCGGAAAAGTATTACAGGGACTTGTTAAAAAAGTAGATCGCAAAATGGAAACTTCTTCAGCAGCGGTTTAA
- a CDS encoding energy transducer TonB, with translation MKRLLLIASFVFGTLGTVAAQQTSPVWPGCEDSEDVKACFNQKLSQHVKENYEYPQNDAGEYVRGKVTIKFEVDEKGKVNVLNIEGNEPLVNEAAKKMIKKMPKMEPGKLQGEVDAREFTVSYKF, from the coding sequence ATGAAAAGGTTATTGCTTATCGCAAGTTTTGTATTCGGAACTTTAGGAACAGTCGCTGCTCAACAAACCTCTCCGGTTTGGCCGGGTTGTGAAGATAGTGAAGATGTAAAGGCTTGTTTTAATCAGAAGCTTAGTCAGCACGTAAAAGAAAATTACGAATATCCACAAAACGATGCCGGAGAGTATGTTCGAGGAAAAGTAACCATCAAATTTGAAGTTGATGAAAAAGGCAAAGTAAATGTTTTGAATATCGAAGGGAATGAACCTTTAGTAAACGAAGCAGCGAAAAAAATGATTAAAAAAATGCCTAAAATGGAACCTGGAAAGTTACAGGGCGAGGTAGATGCAAGAGAATTTACGGTCTCTTATAAATTCTAA
- a CDS encoding L-histidine N(alpha)-methyltransferase — protein sequence MKATPTTAKYETAFEEDVAKGLTSFPKYLLSKYIYDEKGDKLFQQIMAMPEYYLTNCELGIIQQHTASIADSFNSKKGFDLIELGAGDGKKTKVLLKHLVDKNYDFNYLPVDISQHVLDELENSLKTEIPGVNIKTQQGTYFKTLEKLADYNSRKKVILVLGSNIGNLMHAKAIDFLKNICNAMSEEDMLFMGFDQKKDPQIILDAYNDPNGITEAFNKNLLTRMNKELEADFNTEDFKHWETYNPETGTASSYLVSKKEQQVKIDKLGLDINFAAWETIHTEISQKYDDDIVNWLAKEAGLEVTDEFSDSEKCYKNYIFRKKDL from the coding sequence ATGAAAGCCACACCAACTACCGCTAAATATGAAACTGCTTTTGAAGAAGATGTCGCTAAAGGCCTAACCAGCTTTCCGAAGTATCTACTTTCAAAGTACATCTACGATGAAAAAGGGGACAAACTTTTTCAGCAAATAATGGCAATGCCTGAGTATTATTTAACTAACTGTGAACTTGGGATTATTCAGCAGCATACTGCTAGCATTGCCGATTCCTTTAACAGCAAAAAAGGATTTGATCTAATTGAACTTGGCGCCGGAGACGGTAAAAAAACAAAGGTTTTACTGAAACATTTAGTCGATAAAAACTACGATTTCAATTATCTACCGGTCGATATTAGTCAGCATGTTTTAGATGAATTGGAAAATTCTTTAAAGACTGAAATTCCCGGTGTAAATATCAAAACACAGCAAGGAACTTATTTTAAAACTTTAGAAAAACTTGCCGATTACAATTCGCGGAAAAAAGTAATACTAGTTTTAGGTTCTAACATAGGAAATCTAATGCACGCTAAAGCGATCGATTTCCTCAAAAATATTTGCAATGCCATGAGCGAAGAAGACATGCTTTTTATGGGATTCGATCAAAAGAAAGATCCGCAAATAATACTAGACGCTTACAATGATCCTAACGGTATTACTGAAGCCTTTAACAAGAACCTTCTAACTCGAATGAATAAAGAACTGGAAGCCGATTTTAATACGGAAGATTTTAAGCATTGGGAAACGTACAATCCTGAAACAGGAACCGCAAGCAGTTACCTTGTGAGTAAAAAAGAACAGCAGGTAAAAATCGATAAACTGGGATTAGATATCAATTTTGCTGCTTGGGAAACTATCCATACAGAAATTTCACAAAAATACGATGATGATATTGTAAACTGGCTGGCAAAAGAAGCGGGATTAGAGGTGACCGACGAATTTAGTGATTCGGAAAAATGCTATAAAAATTATATCTTTAGAAAGAAAGATCTTTAG
- a CDS encoding DegT/DnrJ/EryC1/StrS family aminotransferase, with translation MRKIQMVDLKGQYEGIKDQINTSFDEVISSTAFINGPEVQNFQKELEEYLGAKHVIPCGNGTDALQIAMMGLGLKPGDEVITADFTFAATVEVIALLGLTPVLVDVEPDTFNIDPEKIKAAITPKTKAIVPVHLFGQTANLDAIMDIASAHNLFVIEDNAQAIGAVYHDKTGNSYKAGTVGHIGATSFFPSKNLGCYGDGGALFTNDDELAHTIRGVVNHGMYERYHHDVVGVNSRLDSLQAAVLRAKLPKLDSYNEARRKSADLYDAALKGQENIETPLRVGKDDTHVFHQYTLKITNGKRDALVKHLQENNIPCGVYYPIPLHLQKAYTDERYNEADFKVTNQLVKEVISLPMHTELDEEQINFITKTVIEFVNA, from the coding sequence ATGAGAAAGATACAGATGGTTGACCTTAAGGGTCAATACGAAGGAATAAAAGATCAAATTAATACTTCTTTTGATGAGGTTATTTCCTCAACTGCGTTTATAAACGGACCTGAAGTTCAGAATTTCCAGAAAGAACTGGAAGAATATCTTGGTGCAAAGCATGTAATCCCTTGTGGTAACGGAACTGATGCTTTACAAATCGCAATGATGGGCTTGGGATTAAAGCCGGGTGACGAGGTAATCACTGCTGATTTTACTTTTGCAGCAACGGTAGAGGTGATCGCATTATTAGGTTTAACTCCGGTTCTTGTAGATGTAGAACCAGATACTTTTAATATTGATCCTGAAAAAATAAAAGCAGCCATTACGCCAAAAACTAAAGCGATTGTCCCTGTGCATTTGTTTGGACAAACCGCAAATTTGGACGCAATTATGGATATCGCATCTGCACATAATCTTTTTGTGATTGAAGATAATGCCCAGGCAATTGGTGCAGTGTATCACGATAAAACCGGGAATTCTTATAAAGCGGGAACAGTTGGGCATATTGGAGCTACTTCTTTCTTCCCTTCTAAAAACCTAGGCTGTTATGGTGATGGTGGAGCGCTTTTTACGAATGATGATGAATTGGCCCATACTATTCGCGGTGTAGTAAATCACGGGATGTACGAGCGTTATCATCACGATGTGGTTGGTGTAAACTCTAGATTAGATAGTTTGCAGGCCGCAGTTTTAAGAGCAAAATTACCGAAACTTGATTCTTATAACGAGGCACGAAGAAAATCGGCAGATCTTTATGATGCAGCTCTAAAAGGTCAGGAAAATATCGAAACTCCGCTAAGAGTAGGAAAAGACGATACGCATGTTTTTCATCAATATACTTTGAAAATCACTAATGGAAAAAGAGATGCTTTGGTAAAGCATTTACAGGAAAATAATATTCCTTGTGGCGTGTATTATCCAATTCCGCTTCATCTACAAAAAGCATATACTGATGAGCGCTATAACGAAGCTGATTTTAAGGTGACCAATCAATTAGTAAAAGAAGTGATCTCTTTACCAATGCATACCGAATTGGATGAAGAGCAAATTAATTTTATTACTAAGACTGTAATTGAATTTGTGAATGCTTAA
- a CDS encoding pyridoxamine 5'-phosphate oxidase family protein — protein sequence MSTENLEYSEARKKMKSMVEDIKTAMMITNIGSKPVDAIPMTTKRVDTEGNIWFLSGMNSDHNGNIAKDQDVQLLYSDPKDYEFISIYGKASIVTEKDILEDLYSKVDDTWFKGEDDPNLSALKIDPKEAYFWDTKSNKYVSLFKMGVGALTGDQKDIGEKGKLDL from the coding sequence ATGAGCACTGAGAATTTAGAATATAGCGAAGCAAGAAAAAAAATGAAATCTATGGTAGAAGATATTAAAACTGCCATGATGATTACGAATATTGGTTCTAAGCCGGTAGACGCCATTCCTATGACTACTAAAAGAGTGGATACTGAAGGAAATATTTGGTTTTTAAGCGGTATGAATAGCGATCATAACGGGAATATTGCTAAAGACCAAGATGTACAACTGCTATATAGTGATCCTAAGGATTATGAGTTTATAAGTATCTACGGAAAAGCATCTATAGTAACCGAAAAAGATATTCTAGAAGACCTTTACAGCAAAGTAGATGATACCTGGTTTAAAGGAGAAGACGATCCAAATTTAAGTGCACTTAAGATCGATCCAAAAGAAGCTTATTTTTGGGATACTAAATCCAACAAGTATGTTTCTCTTTTTAAAATGGGAGTTGGCGCATTAACTGGCGATCAAAAAGACATAGGAGAGAAAGGAAAGCTAGACTTATAA
- a CDS encoding fructosamine kinase family protein produces the protein MKSTNTLLVTLLMSVNKAYQPLFKLIEEKNNLEITNMTALAGGDINDVFLLNTTEGKKVVKLNSAKRFPGMFEAEMAGMKALKNAEAIDVPKMIDVYTEDEYSCLLMEYRETGSKSSNFWSLFGKQMADLHKNSRSTFGFSEDNYIGSLPQQNKDHENIVDFYINERLQPQFKLAKENGYGLGDIDKFCTELFNIIPQEKPALIHGDLWNGNYLVNKDGNPCLIDPAVAYAPREMDLSMMKLFGGFDEDLFNTYFEEYPVEKGFENRIPIWQLYYLLVHLNLFGTGYLGSCKNIVERYT, from the coding sequence ATGAAAAGCACAAATACTCTTTTAGTTACCTTACTTATGAGCGTAAATAAAGCCTACCAACCACTTTTTAAACTTATAGAAGAAAAAAACAACCTAGAAATCACCAATATGACCGCCTTAGCAGGTGGTGATATCAACGATGTTTTTTTACTGAATACTACGGAAGGAAAAAAGGTAGTAAAATTAAATAGCGCGAAGCGTTTCCCCGGAATGTTTGAAGCTGAAATGGCCGGAATGAAAGCTTTAAAAAATGCGGAAGCTATAGACGTTCCAAAAATGATCGATGTTTACACTGAAGATGAATACTCATGCCTTCTTATGGAATATCGAGAAACGGGATCTAAATCGTCGAATTTCTGGTCGCTTTTTGGCAAACAAATGGCCGATTTACATAAGAACAGTAGATCAACATTCGGCTTTTCTGAGGACAATTATATTGGCAGCTTACCGCAACAAAATAAGGATCACGAAAACATTGTTGATTTTTATATAAACGAACGACTTCAGCCACAATTCAAACTAGCCAAAGAAAACGGATACGGCTTAGGTGATATCGATAAATTTTGTACTGAATTATTTAATATCATTCCGCAGGAAAAACCAGCATTAATTCATGGTGATCTATGGAATGGCAATTACCTGGTGAATAAAGATGGAAATCCCTGCCTTATCGATCCTGCAGTTGCTTACGCACCAAGAGAAATGGATCTGTCGATGATGAAGCTTTTTGGCGGATTTGATGAGGATTTATTCAATACTTATTTTGAAGAATATCCCGTAGAAAAAGGTTTTGAAAACCGTATACCCATTTGGCAACTTTATTACCTATTGGTACATCTCAATTTATTCGGAACAGGTTATTTGGGTTCTTGCAAAAACATTGTAGAACGCTATACCTAA
- a CDS encoding aminotransferase class V-fold PLP-dependent enzyme, whose protein sequence is MSNLRKGFPVLERYTYLNTAASGLLNEKVLEFRQEHDLDFLISASVLKENQGKVLTGVREQVGETFNCAPNRVGLVPNFSYGFNTLLEGLEKTKKVLLLKNDYPSINWPVESRNFKTCYAEINEFLEENIVEVLKKEQPDFFAFSIVQYINGVKLSIAFLTQLKKDFPDVVFIADGTQYLGTEAFDFDASGIDVVISSTYKWINAGYGNGFMLFNKDIEGKVAPKHVGFGSLQGKYKAEEGNFLGKFEPGHQDTLNFGSLGEALKLIKQIGISTIESQVNLMKLKAKDIFTEMNLLEDTVLKRGDHSSIFNIKGGDKLFQYLRSKDIIVSQRGEGLRVSFHYFNTEEELDVLVKAIKNFKG, encoded by the coding sequence ATGAGTAATTTAAGAAAAGGCTTTCCCGTTTTAGAGCGATATACGTACCTAAATACCGCAGCATCTGGTTTATTAAACGAAAAAGTTTTAGAGTTTAGACAGGAGCACGATCTTGATTTTCTAATTTCTGCAAGTGTTTTAAAAGAGAATCAGGGTAAGGTTTTAACTGGCGTTAGGGAACAAGTCGGTGAAACTTTTAATTGTGCGCCAAATAGAGTAGGATTGGTGCCTAATTTCTCTTATGGTTTTAATACGCTTTTAGAAGGTCTGGAAAAAACTAAAAAAGTATTGTTACTGAAAAATGATTATCCATCTATCAACTGGCCGGTAGAATCGCGGAATTTTAAAACTTGTTATGCTGAAATAAATGAATTTTTAGAAGAAAATATTGTTGAAGTATTAAAGAAAGAGCAGCCTGATTTCTTTGCATTTAGCATCGTGCAATATATCAACGGAGTGAAATTAAGCATTGCCTTTCTTACACAGTTGAAGAAAGATTTTCCAGACGTTGTTTTTATTGCAGATGGTACGCAATATTTAGGAACTGAAGCTTTCGATTTTGATGCCAGCGGTATTGATGTAGTGATCTCTAGCACATACAAATGGATAAATGCTGGCTACGGAAATGGATTTATGCTTTTTAATAAAGATATTGAAGGAAAAGTAGCACCAAAACACGTAGGTTTTGGGTCACTACAGGGAAAGTATAAAGCTGAAGAAGGTAATTTTTTAGGGAAATTCGAGCCAGGTCATCAAGATACGTTAAACTTCGGTAGTTTGGGCGAAGCTTTGAAATTGATCAAACAAATTGGGATTTCCACAATTGAAAGTCAGGTAAATTTAATGAAATTGAAAGCCAAAGATATTTTTACTGAAATGAATTTACTTGAAGATACGGTCCTAAAAAGAGGAGATCATTCTTCGATTTTCAATATTAAAGGAGGCGATAAATTATTTCAGTATTTGCGATCTAAAGATATTATTGTTTCACAGCGAGGAGAAGGACTGCGTGTAAGCTTTCATTATTTTAATACAGAAGAAGAATTGGATGTTTTGGTTAAGGCAATTAAGAATTTTAAAGGATAA